In Planctomicrobium piriforme, the following proteins share a genomic window:
- a CDS encoding DUF2513 domain-containing protein: MKRDLEVIRKLLLRIESYEDVELPDIDQRVRSFHLLMLQERNFTKGIAVVEIKNGDPQVQQTMEYVRLTSDGYNFLDSIRDDGIWKKTKERVAEVGGGVTFDVLASIATYFVMQKLGVNK, from the coding sequence ATGAAACGGGATCTTGAAGTAATCCGCAAACTTCTGCTGAGAATCGAATCTTACGAAGACGTCGAGTTACCAGACATTGACCAAAGGGTTCGATCGTTCCACTTACTCATGCTTCAGGAACGAAACTTCACAAAGGGAATCGCAGTTGTTGAGATAAAAAACGGAGACCCCCAAGTACAACAGACAATGGAATACGTCCGGTTGACTTCGGATGGGTACAATTTCCTAGACTCCATTCGTGACGATGGAATCTGGAAGAAGACAAAAGAAAGAGTTGCAGAGGTTGGAGGAGGAGTGACATTCGATGTCTTGGCGTCTATTGCGACATATTTCGTAATGCAAAAGCTTGGAGTGAATAAGTAA
- a CDS encoding HNH endonuclease encodes MKVHVEELTPEEIELCTRRHELKMLLREQSKATNGGRIACTYCRCDMTNSQMHLSHIVPPSQGGQTDAENVVLSCGQCCDSKFGRTLDGWLQKLDTMRAEVCRLLNQQPRKQEQATAEAAA; translated from the coding sequence TTGAAAGTTCATGTTGAAGAACTGACCCCCGAGGAAATCGAACTATGCACCCGGCGGCATGAATTGAAAATGCTGCTGCGGGAACAGTCGAAGGCCACGAACGGCGGCCGCATCGCCTGCACCTACTGCCGGTGCGACATGACGAACTCTCAAATGCACCTGTCTCACATCGTGCCGCCATCCCAGGGCGGTCAGACGGATGCTGAGAACGTCGTGCTGTCCTGCGGGCAATGCTGTGACTCGAAGTTCGGGCGCACGCTCGACGGCTGGTTACAGAAGCTCGACACCATGCGGGCTGAAGTGTGCCGGCTGCTCAATCAGCAGCCCCGTAAACAAGAACAGGCGACAGCCGAAGCTGCCGCCTAG
- a CDS encoding PSD1 and planctomycete cytochrome C domain-containing protein — translation MRLIRQVRAYRDICERQTPTTARVDHTRKFALLVLVAGVLASVVGSAQAGEHEDYFENNVRPLLVKRCQECHGAKKAESEIRMDIKSAVMVGGAAGPLVEPGKVDSSRLWQVIQYSDQDIQMPPAGKMPPEELAILKHWIEQGAAWPDDGKTASPAKSKGGQPRNADGTYNFPEAVKRHWAYRPIQQVPVPEPLRPAGCRTPIDRFLTVKLEDKRLTFSPMASREVLIRRIAMDLHGVPPTFADVQAFVNDRRPDAIERLVDQYLASPLYGERWGRHWLDIARYADTKGYVFTDNRYFPYSYTYRDYVIKSFNEDVPYNQFVLEQLAADRLGFPENDPRLAALGFLTVGNRFLNREPDIIDDRIDVVTRGLMGMTVGCARCHDHKYDPIPTADYYSLYGVFNSSFEPEAGPIVGTVDESNPKYQAYKAELDKRTQVLEKYCDEQHADLLGQLTNRTTDCLLAAARLMDLISKDATMPWVDKEPRTKLAEQWKKYITQRIGAKDPIWLAWKSLMDVPDAELAANSEAKLKPVLDNAAVPAPLKEALKANPPKSHIDVAVVFGKCLAGIADEWKKAREQAPPLESLADKEHETLRRTLYGEGSVSIVTGGVNSSLFERDQNDKIRELRAKINDWTASSPDAPPRAMVMFDKDKPVKPVVFLRGDPGRRGPTVERHSPRILEPEAEKPYTQGSGRLELAQSIVSENNPLTARVIVNRVWTRHFGAGIVSTASDFGTRASEPTHPELLDYLAWSFMHEDNWSLKSLHRRIMLSQAYLQASVDRPDAYKIDPENQLLWRQNRQRLDFEAMRDAMLAVSGQLDEEIGGHPLKLESEDIARRRTVYALIDRNNLPGLFRTFDFPSPDASSPGRPLTTVPQQALFVMNSPFVQSVSQKLAQRVRSQSSDPAGQAKVLLQDVFGRPAQPAEVTLLANYLEKHPLDQLSQALLMTNEFMFVD, via the coding sequence ATGCGACTGATACGCCAGGTTCGCGCATATCGCGATATTTGTGAGCGGCAAACGCCGACAACGGCGCGCGTCGATCACACGAGAAAATTCGCGCTGCTCGTCCTGGTCGCAGGTGTCCTCGCGTCTGTCGTCGGCTCGGCACAGGCGGGCGAGCATGAAGATTATTTCGAGAACAATGTCCGTCCCCTGCTCGTCAAACGCTGCCAGGAATGTCACGGCGCGAAGAAGGCGGAATCCGAAATCCGGATGGACATCAAGTCGGCCGTGATGGTCGGCGGCGCAGCCGGCCCGCTCGTCGAGCCAGGCAAGGTCGACAGCAGCCGCTTATGGCAGGTGATTCAGTACAGTGATCAGGACATTCAGATGCCCCCCGCCGGCAAGATGCCGCCGGAAGAGTTGGCGATTCTGAAGCACTGGATCGAACAAGGCGCGGCCTGGCCAGATGACGGGAAGACCGCCAGTCCCGCCAAATCCAAAGGGGGCCAGCCCCGCAATGCCGATGGCACTTACAACTTCCCCGAAGCCGTGAAACGGCACTGGGCCTACCGTCCGATTCAACAGGTTCCCGTTCCCGAGCCGTTGCGTCCGGCCGGGTGCCGGACACCGATCGACCGCTTTCTCACCGTCAAACTCGAAGACAAGCGGCTGACCTTCTCGCCGATGGCGAGCCGCGAGGTGCTGATTCGCCGCATCGCGATGGACCTGCATGGCGTGCCGCCGACGTTTGCCGATGTGCAGGCGTTCGTGAATGACCGTCGCCCTGACGCGATCGAACGTCTGGTTGACCAATACCTCGCCAGCCCCCTGTACGGCGAACGTTGGGGCCGGCACTGGCTCGACATTGCCCGATACGCCGATACCAAAGGCTACGTCTTCACCGACAACCGGTACTTCCCGTACTCGTACACCTATCGCGACTATGTGATCAAGTCGTTCAACGAAGACGTGCCGTACAACCAGTTTGTCCTCGAACAGCTCGCGGCCGACCGACTCGGCTTTCCTGAGAACGATCCGCGACTCGCGGCGCTCGGCTTCCTCACCGTTGGCAATCGCTTCCTCAATCGCGAACCGGACATCATCGACGACCGTATTGACGTCGTCACCCGGGGCCTGATGGGCATGACCGTCGGCTGCGCACGATGCCATGACCACAAATACGATCCGATTCCGACCGCCGACTACTACTCACTCTACGGCGTTTTCAACAGCAGTTTCGAGCCGGAAGCCGGTCCGATCGTCGGCACTGTCGACGAGTCGAATCCAAAGTATCAGGCGTATAAGGCCGAACTCGACAAGCGGACGCAGGTGCTGGAGAAGTACTGCGACGAACAGCATGCCGACCTGTTGGGGCAGCTCACCAATCGCACGACCGATTGCCTGCTCGCCGCCGCGCGCTTGATGGATCTGATTTCCAAAGACGCGACGATGCCGTGGGTCGACAAAGAACCTCGCACGAAGCTCGCCGAGCAATGGAAGAAATACATCACGCAGCGGATCGGCGCGAAAGACCCGATCTGGCTGGCGTGGAAGTCGCTGATGGATGTTCCCGATGCGGAACTTGCCGCCAACTCTGAAGCGAAGCTCAAACCCGTTCTCGACAACGCTGCTGTCCCCGCACCACTGAAAGAGGCGCTCAAAGCCAATCCTCCCAAGTCGCACATCGACGTCGCCGTGGTCTTTGGCAAATGCCTGGCTGGCATTGCCGACGAATGGAAGAAGGCTCGGGAACAGGCTCCGCCGTTGGAATCGCTCGCCGACAAGGAACACGAAACCCTCCGCCGCACTCTCTACGGTGAAGGCTCGGTGTCGATCGTCACGGGCGGCGTGAATTCCTCGCTGTTCGAACGTGATCAGAATGACAAGATTCGCGAACTGCGAGCGAAGATCAACGACTGGACCGCCAGTTCGCCCGACGCCCCGCCCCGGGCGATGGTCATGTTCGACAAGGACAAGCCGGTGAAGCCGGTAGTGTTCCTGCGCGGCGACCCAGGTCGTCGCGGACCGACCGTCGAGCGTCATTCGCCCCGCATTCTGGAACCGGAAGCCGAAAAACCGTACACACAGGGAAGCGGCCGTCTGGAACTCGCTCAGTCGATCGTGTCTGAAAACAACCCGCTCACGGCTCGCGTCATCGTCAATCGCGTCTGGACGCGGCACTTCGGCGCAGGGATCGTCTCGACCGCCAGCGACTTCGGCACCCGAGCGTCTGAACCGACGCACCCGGAACTCCTCGATTACCTGGCCTGGTCGTTCATGCACGAGGACAACTGGTCATTGAAGTCGCTGCATCGCCGCATAATGCTTTCGCAGGCGTACCTGCAGGCGAGCGTCGACCGTCCCGATGCCTATAAGATCGATCCAGAGAACCAACTGTTGTGGCGTCAAAACCGGCAGCGTCTCGATTTCGAAGCGATGCGGGATGCAATGCTGGCGGTCTCCGGTCAGCTCGATGAAGAAATTGGCGGGCATCCGCTCAAGCTCGAAAGCGAAGACATCGCGCGACGCCGCACGGTGTACGCGCTCATTGACCGCAATAACCTGCCGGGCTTGTTCCGCACGTTCGACTTCCCGTCACCGGATGCCTCGAGTCCCGGCCGTCCCCTCACCACAGTCCCGCAGCAGGCTCTGTTTGTGATGAACTCGCCGTTCGTGCAGTCGGTCTCACAGAAACTTGCCCAACGGGTCCGCAGCCAGAGTTCCGACCCCGCAGGTCAGGCAAAAGTGCTGCTGCAAGACGTCTTCGGGCGTCCGGCTCAGCCGGCCGAGGTGACGCTGCTGGCGAACTACCTCGAGAAGCACCCGCTCGATCAACTCAGCCAGGCACTGCTGATGACAAACGAATTCATGTTCGTCGACTAG
- a CDS encoding type II toxin -antitoxin system TacA 1-like antitoxin, which produces MAKKAAKKTVDRHGIQYGVRCSEDDSALFERASDIEGFATVQQWLLTMGRKRARQIIAAAESSPSVRISETVIVPE; this is translated from the coding sequence ATGGCTAAAAAGGCAGCAAAAAAGACGGTCGACAGGCATGGCATTCAGTACGGAGTGCGTTGCAGTGAGGATGACTCCGCGCTGTTCGAGAGGGCCTCGGACATTGAAGGCTTCGCTACTGTCCAGCAGTGGCTTCTGACAATGGGCCGAAAACGGGCACGGCAGATCATCGCGGCCGCTGAGTCTTCACCGTCAGTCCGCATCAGTGAAACAGTGATCGTTCCGGAGTGA
- a CDS encoding MFS transporter, whose translation MSKPMSNSGKWAALGAAILGWMFDGFEMGLFPLVADPALRDLLQTQDSGETGKWIGIITAGFLVGAATGGVLFGWLGDRIGRVRAMALSILTYALFSGLCGFANSATTLLIFRVLASLGMGGEWSLGVSLVMELWPNKSRGWLAGVIGAASNVGFILDAVLSMGLITVLESLRGFMLTIGLPMETVERLLSNGGWRVLMMCGAAPALLTFVIRLFVPESEKWQEEETKGTTSNWATVDLLGVLIGSLGPLGMLYLWADNRVPLSLRIVGTLLGLTMAIFGYLYPVTRYLTRIGGSQVLLGAGKQPVRKLMLLGAMLSGVALLGTWGSMQWAAPWAASLTKGTELTHAKEYTQIALGVGAVVGTILAALVGHRFGRRITYFGLCILALASAQLFFGTNTKFDTWFVVSGLLGGATTAAFYGWLPLYLPELFPTSVRATGQGFAFNFGRILAAVGTLQTGALMKEVFQGSYPKACSVMSCVYLIGMVVIWFVPETKGDDLPS comes from the coding sequence ATGTCGAAACCGATGAGCAACAGTGGAAAGTGGGCCGCACTGGGAGCAGCCATCTTGGGCTGGATGTTCGACGGCTTCGAAATGGGCCTGTTCCCGCTCGTTGCCGACCCGGCGCTTCGCGACCTGTTACAGACGCAGGACTCCGGTGAAACCGGGAAGTGGATCGGCATTATCACGGCCGGGTTTCTGGTCGGCGCCGCGACAGGCGGCGTGCTGTTCGGCTGGCTGGGGGACCGCATTGGTCGCGTCCGCGCTATGGCCCTCAGCATTCTGACGTATGCCCTCTTCAGCGGCCTGTGCGGCTTTGCGAACTCGGCGACGACGTTGCTTATCTTCCGCGTTCTCGCTTCACTGGGGATGGGGGGCGAATGGTCGCTCGGCGTCTCGCTGGTGATGGAACTCTGGCCGAACAAGTCGCGCGGCTGGCTGGCCGGGGTGATCGGGGCGGCATCGAACGTCGGCTTCATTCTCGACGCCGTCCTCAGCATGGGGCTGATCACGGTGCTGGAGTCCCTGCGGGGGTTCATGCTGACGATCGGCCTCCCGATGGAAACGGTCGAACGCTTGCTCTCGAACGGCGGCTGGCGCGTGCTGATGATGTGCGGCGCTGCGCCCGCCTTGCTGACCTTTGTGATCCGGCTCTTCGTCCCAGAGTCCGAGAAGTGGCAGGAAGAAGAGACGAAAGGGACCACCTCAAATTGGGCGACGGTCGACTTATTGGGCGTGCTTATTGGATCACTGGGTCCGTTGGGCATGCTCTACCTATGGGCGGACAACCGTGTTCCACTCTCGCTGCGAATCGTCGGCACACTGCTCGGCCTGACGATGGCGATCTTTGGATACCTTTATCCCGTCACCCGATATTTAACCCGAATCGGCGGGAGTCAGGTGTTGCTGGGGGCCGGTAAACAGCCGGTGCGAAAGCTGATGCTGCTCGGTGCGATGCTGAGCGGCGTGGCGTTGCTCGGAACTTGGGGATCAATGCAGTGGGCCGCCCCCTGGGCCGCATCATTGACCAAAGGAACCGAACTGACGCACGCCAAGGAATACACGCAGATTGCCCTGGGAGTTGGTGCCGTCGTCGGGACCATCCTCGCCGCGCTGGTCGGACACCGGTTTGGACGCCGCATTACTTACTTCGGTCTCTGCATCCTCGCGCTGGCCTCGGCGCAGCTGTTCTTCGGGACCAACACCAAGTTCGACACTTGGTTTGTCGTGTCAGGATTATTAGGAGGTGCGACGACGGCGGCGTTCTATGGCTGGTTGCCGCTCTACCTGCCTGAACTCTTTCCCACCAGCGTGCGGGCCACCGGCCAGGGGTTTGCGTTCAACTTTGGCCGAATTTTGGCCGCGGTGGGAACCCTGCAGACCGGAGCACTGATGAAAGAAGTGTTTCAGGGGAGCTACCCCAAAGCCTGCAGCGTGATGAGCTGCGTCTACCTCATCGGCATGGTGGTCATCTGGTTCGTGCCCGAAACCAAAGGCGATGATCTGCCAAGCTGA
- a CDS encoding ANTAR domain-containing response regulator, translated as MPPFDSLSVLLAHADETTKLAVQHTLEGLGCSVLAACDTASELIQKARELQPELIISGVELPDRDGVSALVELSETHEIPAIIVTHKRSLDIVQRALEDHVMAYMMEPLNHDEMEPTIYLVMRRFEEFNHLQEEVRDLKLALSERKVIERAKGVLMAKHTESEDQAYRRLRRMATDSRIKMLDAARQVLAPHETASV; from the coding sequence ATGCCCCCCTTTGATTCCCTGAGTGTTTTGCTGGCCCACGCCGATGAGACCACCAAACTGGCCGTCCAGCACACGCTGGAAGGTCTGGGATGCAGCGTCCTGGCCGCTTGCGATACGGCCAGCGAACTGATTCAGAAAGCCCGGGAACTTCAGCCGGAGCTGATTATTTCCGGCGTGGAACTGCCGGACCGGGACGGGGTGAGCGCGCTGGTCGAACTGAGCGAAACCCATGAGATTCCAGCGATCATTGTGACTCACAAACGATCACTGGATATCGTGCAACGGGCGCTTGAAGACCATGTCATGGCTTACATGATGGAGCCGCTCAACCACGACGAGATGGAACCCACGATTTACCTGGTCATGCGGCGCTTCGAGGAATTCAACCATTTGCAGGAAGAAGTCCGCGATCTGAAGCTCGCACTCTCGGAACGCAAGGTCATCGAGCGGGCGAAGGGGGTGCTGATGGCCAAGCACACCGAATCAGAAGATCAGGCCTATCGCCGGTTGCGAAGAATGGCGACCGACAGCCGCATCAAAATGCTCGACGCCGCCCGGCAGGTTTTGGCCCCGCACGAGACGGCGTCGGTGTAA
- a CDS encoding 1-acyl-sn-glycerol-3-phosphate acyltransferase: MNPQPYQTPPRWWPSRLSPLVVRWFAGRRRRELREQGITRIDVRGTEAVADALRAGQGVLLVSNHSYHFDSYVLIESGLRGGWHPHIMTAWQVFMMYGRYGQWSLQRHGCFSINREGTDTQALKQALSVLTAGPHPLVIFPEGDIYHSNDRVMPFREGAAALALLAARQQKRPIVAIPCAMKCFYTVDPTPELRLMMDRLEAQIRWRPTPDLPLLDRIYRFGHGMLSLKELEYLGHARTGSVRERILFLSQSILEQVRERRSLILKGHDLTERIRHLRSQLIKQIDSLRAAQPSLGEVELQRQLRERHVDLEDLFFATQLSSYHGDYTSEHPTPERLAETIDKFEEDVFALQAPTPRGERRAVVRFGEPIPITADSAKPQQLTLTLERQVQGLLDQINSERDTRA; this comes from the coding sequence ATGAACCCCCAACCGTACCAGACTCCGCCCCGCTGGTGGCCGTCCCGGCTCAGCCCGCTGGTGGTGCGCTGGTTTGCCGGGCGTCGCAGAAGGGAATTGCGGGAACAGGGAATCACCAGAATCGATGTCCGGGGCACCGAAGCGGTCGCTGACGCCCTGCGAGCGGGGCAGGGCGTGCTGCTGGTCAGCAATCACTCTTACCACTTCGACTCATATGTGCTGATCGAGTCTGGTCTCCGCGGCGGCTGGCACCCCCACATCATGACCGCCTGGCAAGTGTTCATGATGTATGGCCGTTACGGCCAATGGTCGCTGCAACGGCACGGCTGTTTCAGCATCAACCGTGAAGGGACTGACACTCAGGCCCTGAAGCAGGCGCTTTCGGTCCTCACTGCCGGCCCCCACCCGTTGGTGATCTTTCCGGAAGGAGACATCTATCACTCCAATGATCGGGTCATGCCGTTTCGAGAAGGCGCCGCCGCCCTGGCGTTGTTGGCCGCTCGACAGCAGAAGCGCCCCATTGTCGCCATTCCCTGTGCGATGAAGTGCTTTTACACCGTCGACCCGACGCCTGAGTTGCGGCTGATGATGGATCGACTTGAAGCACAGATTCGCTGGCGTCCCACTCCCGACCTGCCGCTGCTCGACCGGATTTACCGTTTCGGTCACGGCATGCTGTCGCTAAAGGAGCTTGAGTACCTGGGCCACGCCCGCACCGGTTCCGTGCGGGAACGCATCCTGTTCCTGTCGCAGTCGATTCTGGAGCAGGTGCGCGAACGTCGCTCGCTCATTCTCAAAGGGCACGATCTGACAGAACGGATCCGGCACCTTCGAAGCCAGCTCATCAAACAGATCGACTCACTCCGCGCCGCACAACCTTCTCTGGGAGAAGTCGAACTGCAGCGGCAGTTGCGGGAACGTCACGTCGATCTGGAAGACTTGTTCTTCGCAACGCAGCTCTCGAGCTATCACGGTGATTACACGTCGGAGCACCCGACGCCAGAGCGGCTGGCAGAAACGATCGACAAGTTCGAGGAAGATGTCTTCGCCCTGCAGGCTCCGACCCCGCGCGGGGAACGCCGTGCCGTGGTCCGCTTCGGCGAACCGATCCCGATCACCGCCGACAGCGCCAAACCGCAGCAATTGACGCTCACATTGGAAAGACAAGTGCAGGGATTGCTGGATCAGATCAACAGCGAACGTGACACTCGTGCCTGA
- a CDS encoding NTP transferase domain-containing protein, which yields MSDAVAIVLAAGKSKRMKSDLPKVLHPACGRPIVEYVLDAARQAGASKIVLVVGHQAELVQKSLAHHSDVQFALQTEQLGTGHAVMCTRELLGTHTGPLLILAGDTPLLQGPSLGGLLKVLKDEQAACVVGTARTENNAGLGRIVRDDKGAFLRIVEQRDATPEEQQITEINTGCFAFDGPALFAALDQVRPENAQGEYYLTDCAEILRKMGKKVLAACTLDIQEAMGVNTQEQLAEVEAVMRSR from the coding sequence GTGTCTGACGCTGTTGCCATCGTTCTGGCTGCCGGGAAGAGCAAGCGGATGAAGTCCGACTTGCCCAAGGTGCTGCATCCTGCCTGTGGGCGTCCGATTGTGGAATACGTCCTCGACGCGGCCCGACAGGCCGGCGCATCGAAGATTGTGCTGGTGGTGGGACATCAGGCCGAACTCGTTCAGAAGTCGCTCGCACATCATTCCGATGTGCAGTTCGCCTTACAGACCGAACAACTCGGCACCGGACACGCGGTGATGTGTACCCGCGAACTGCTCGGAACTCACACAGGCCCCTTGCTGATCCTCGCCGGCGATACCCCGTTGCTGCAGGGGCCATCGCTCGGCGGCTTGCTCAAGGTGTTGAAAGACGAACAAGCCGCCTGCGTCGTGGGCACGGCTCGAACTGAGAACAACGCAGGCCTTGGCCGTATTGTTCGGGACGACAAAGGAGCCTTCCTGCGAATTGTCGAACAGCGCGACGCGACGCCGGAAGAACAGCAGATCACCGAGATCAACACGGGCTGTTTCGCCTTCGACGGCCCGGCCCTGTTCGCAGCGCTCGATCAGGTGCGGCCCGAGAATGCTCAGGGGGAATATTACCTCACCGATTGCGCCGAGATCCTGCGGAAGATGGGCAAAAAAGTACTTGCCGCCTGCACGCTGGATATTCAGGAAGCGATGGGAGTCAACACGCAGGAACAGTTGGCGGAAGTCGAAGCGGTGATGCGGAGCCGGTGA
- a CDS encoding DUF4112 domain-containing protein: MQLMTVSNSFESTVGSSAKREKRVLTPAEELEILRRVQMLSNLLDNQFAIPGTSIRVGWDAVIGLIPGIGDIATTCLAGYLVYLARELNVPKPFLMRMIFNVAVDFGAGVVPVVGDVLDVAWKANLKNVKLLERHLQQRHAG, translated from the coding sequence ATGCAATTGATGACTGTTTCAAATTCTTTTGAATCCACCGTTGGCTCATCCGCCAAACGCGAGAAGCGAGTTTTGACGCCCGCTGAGGAACTGGAGATTCTGCGACGGGTTCAAATGCTGTCAAATCTGCTCGATAACCAGTTTGCCATCCCCGGAACCTCGATTCGGGTGGGTTGGGACGCGGTGATCGGGCTGATTCCCGGGATCGGCGATATCGCTACGACCTGCCTCGCCGGATACCTGGTCTATCTGGCTCGCGAACTCAACGTCCCAAAGCCGTTCCTGATGCGGATGATTTTCAACGTCGCCGTCGACTTCGGGGCAGGCGTCGTGCCGGTCGTTGGCGATGTGCTCGACGTGGCGTGGAAAGCAAATTTGAAGAACGTGAAGCTTTTGGAACGCCATCTGCAACAGCGTCATGCGGGGTAG
- a CDS encoding PA2169 family four-helix-bundle protein: MALETKTQLKKETINELQDLIQINIDSRDGFKHASGAVEDLTLSTLFQSLAIQREEQADQLSQYVELNNEQARKSGSVAASLHRSWMSIREALSSNNLYTVLAEAERGEDQIKAAYENALRSTAGSAVNDVLTRQYAQVKAAHDRIRDLRDEHKNAK; encoded by the coding sequence ATGGCTCTCGAGACGAAAACGCAATTGAAGAAGGAAACGATCAACGAATTACAGGATTTAATTCAGATCAACATCGACAGCCGAGACGGGTTCAAGCACGCCTCCGGTGCCGTTGAGGATCTGACCCTGTCGACGTTGTTTCAGTCGCTGGCAATTCAGCGGGAAGAGCAGGCCGATCAGCTCTCTCAGTACGTCGAACTGAACAATGAACAGGCTCGCAAGTCAGGCTCGGTCGCGGCTTCACTGCACCGGAGTTGGATGAGCATTCGCGAAGCCCTCTCTTCGAACAACCTCTACACGGTGCTCGCTGAAGCTGAACGCGGCGAAGATCAGATCAAAGCCGCCTACGAAAACGCGCTGCGGTCGACCGCCGGCAGCGCCGTCAATGACGTGCTGACCCGGCAGTATGCCCAGGTCAAAGCCGCTCATGATCGTATTCGCGATCTGCGGGATGAACACAAAAACGCTAAATGA
- a CDS encoding GlsB/YeaQ/YmgE family stress response membrane protein, producing METIGAIFVWLFFGLIVGLLGRLLVPGRQPMGWLGTVALGVVGSFAGGFLTYIFRGGEPLQAAGMLMSILGAIIVLAIYISMAPRRI from the coding sequence ATGGAGACCATTGGCGCGATTTTCGTATGGCTGTTTTTCGGTTTGATCGTTGGCCTGTTGGGACGCTTGCTCGTCCCAGGACGTCAACCGATGGGATGGCTGGGGACAGTCGCACTTGGAGTTGTCGGTTCCTTCGCAGGCGGATTTTTGACCTATATTTTCCGCGGCGGTGAACCGTTACAGGCAGCTGGAATGCTGATGTCGATCCTCGGCGCGATCATCGTGCTGGCGATCTACATCTCCATGGCGCCGCGACGTATCTAG